Sequence from the Herbaspirillum sp. meg3 genome:
TGGCTGGCCGATAGCACGTTGATGCACAAGGCGCCGTTCTCTTTGAAGATAGTGTTGTTGCGACTGTCGCGATTAATGCAGAGCATCAGCGTCGGCGGCTCGTCGGTGACGCTGCAGACGGCGGATACGGTGCATCCGGCCAGACCTGCAGGACCATCGCTGGTGATGACGTTGACGGCGGCGCCGAAGCTGGACATGGCTTCGCGAAAAATGGCTTTATCGATCATGACGGGCCTTCTCTATGGTGGAACCGATGGAACGGACTACGCGATTGAAATCTGATGCTTGATTCTTTGGACGCAGACTCTCCCGCGGCGCATCGTGACTAGGCGATGCGCCGGCAGAATCATTGATCGGGAGAACGGGCCTGGCCCGGTATTACGGCTTCGGGTGAATCCGGTACTGATTGGCGCTGTGGCTAGCCGGCAGACGTGCCTTACCGAACAGCTTCTCGCGCAACGGCCCCTGCTTGTAAGCGGTCTTGTAGACACCGCGTTCCTGCAGAATCGGCACCACCAGTTCGATGATGTCGTCGAAGCACTCCGGCACGACGGTGCGCGACAGGTTGAACCCGTCGACACCGGCCTGCTCCGACCAGCCCATGAGGGCATCGGCCACCTGCTCCGCCGATCCCACCAACGGTTGCTGGCGGCTGCCCAGCGTCATCTGCTCCAGCAGCTTGCGCTTGGTCCATTGCGGGCCGGCGCTGCGGGTCATGGCCTCGACGTTGGAGACGATCGCCTGGCTCTTGCCGGTTTCAATCGGCTCGTCCATGTCGTACTTGGCGAAGTCGATGCCCATGGAAGCGGCGGCATGCACCAGCGCCGCTTCCGAACTGACGTAGCGTTGGTATTCGGCGAATTTTTCCTTGGCCTGGCTTTCAGTCTTGGCCGTGATGATGGTGGCACCGAGGAAGACCTTGATGTCGGCGGCAGCGCGTCCCAATGCCATCGCCTGTGCGCGGATATCGTCCACGATGTTCTTGACCCCGTCCTTGCTTTGACCGTTGACGAAGACGCACTCTGCATGCGTGGCGGCGAACTGACGGCCACGTGTGGAGGAGCCGGCCTGATATAACACCGGCGTGCGCTGTGGCGACGGCTCCGACAGATGCATGGCGTCGACTTGATATTGGCGTCCACGATGATGGACGACGTGTACTTTGGCTGGATCGGCGTAGAAACCGTCAGCGCGATTGACCTGTACGGCGCCGTCTTCCCAGCTGCCTTCCCAGAGCTTATAGACCAGCTCCATGT
This genomic interval carries:
- a CDS encoding LLM class flavin-dependent oxidoreductase yields the protein MSKEIHFNAFDMNCVGHIQQGLWRHPRDCSADYRDIHYWMDYAKKLEKGLFDGIFFADVVGVYDVYAGNPDAAIRGAVQVPVNDPTMLIPAMAGVTTHLGFGVTSNLVYESPFLFARRMSTLDHLTGGRVGWNIVTGYLDSAARAIGLSGQMAHDDRYDLADEYMELVYKLWEGSWEDGAVQVNRADGFYADPAKVHVVHHRGRQYQVDAMHLSEPSPQRTPVLYQAGSSTRGRQFAATHAECVFVNGQSKDGVKNIVDDIRAQAMALGRAAADIKVFLGATIITAKTESQAKEKFAEYQRYVSSEAALVHAAASMGIDFAKYDMDEPIETGKSQAIVSNVEAMTRSAGPQWTKRKLLEQMTLGSRQQPLVGSAEQVADALMGWSEQAGVDGFNLSRTVVPECFDDIIELVVPILQERGVYKTAYKQGPLREKLFGKARLPASHSANQYRIHPKP